A single window of Pseudomonadota bacterium DNA harbors:
- a CDS encoding nucleotidyltransferase domain-containing protein gives MSTVAAKLDELRERLRASNQIPEGVELIVVFGSVARDRPRPDSDLDVAVLGGGFWALSA, from the coding sequence AACGGTCGCCGCCAAGCTGGACGAGCTGCGAGAACGTCTGCGAGCAAGCAACCAGATCCCGGAAGGTGTCGAGCTCATCGTGGTTTTTGGCTCGGTGGCCCGTGACCGGCCGCGCCCGGACAGCGATCTGGACGTCGCCGTGCTCGGCGGTGGATTCTGGGCTCTCTCGGCTTGA